The Prinia subflava isolate CZ2003 ecotype Zambia chromosome 2, Cam_Psub_1.2, whole genome shotgun sequence genomic sequence TTTTTTTTGACCGTCTTCCAGGCTTTTCATATTCAAAACTGTCTTCCACTTTTATGATTGATACATCATCTGGTAAACTAGAAGAATCGTAACAGTCATCTCTCATCTGGTCACATTCACTTCCATCCATATACGTACTTTCAAGCTCATCATTTATTCGCTGAACACACTGCTGCAACCAGGCTTCTTCTTCTTGCACATCTGGAAAGTAAATTTCAGTGTACCTACGGATTATTTGAAGCCGATGAGGATCCAGCAGTTGTTTTCCAGAGTCTCCAAAGCAGCTGTACCTTTCAGCTAATTTTCTGTGGTCAAAGAGTTCTGGAAACAGTCTGTGtaacaaaaaaacagaaaactccCCTGGTGAGGAAGCTTCATCTAAAAATTCATTGAGATCTTGAGCATCCAGCATGTAATCTGAGGCAATGACATTACTCCTGTCCAAGGACAAAGCTTCTTCCTGCTCTTTATCCTCCATAAAATGAGAGGATTCGACCTGCTCAGTCTCATAAAAACTGGATGATTGCACATTCTGCTGActgttttccatttccctttgaGCCCAAAATCTGTTGAAAAAATCATTGACTTGAGGCAAGCACTCCAACTGCCACACAGCTGTATTTTTCACAGAAGGGTAACAAACTTCCACATAGTTACGAATAAGCTGCAGATGAAGAGATTCAAGTTTCCTTTTGTTGAGAAAGCCACATGCGCTGCAGCTCCTGCCGAATTCGTCATCACTGAAGAGCTCTGGAAAGAGCTGCACGAGCAACCGGCAAGCCAGGTCTCCACCTGATGTGCTTTGATCCATGATTTGCTTGAGTTCTGCAGAAGTCAGCTGGTACTCCGGGGGAGGCTTGAAGTCAGCAACAGACTCTGCTGGACTGACTTGCTTTTTAATTCTGCTAACCTCCAGAGACAACAGGTCAACTTTACTGTGAAGCTGAGTCATATTGGTATTGAGGGTGTTCAGCGtgtaaaacattttctgtatcAAAGAATATATATTTGATTCTGAatctgctgtggctgctgttaCTGCAATGGCCGTGGCCGAGTCTCTTTTGCGTTGATCATTCAAAGTCCGAATTTGCGAGGGACTGCTGGGGTTGATTTTTTCAAACAACTCGTAAGAAGCaaactgctctgctcctggtggGTTCTTCTTCTCTGTGATTTTGTGTGAGATGCCGTAGAGAGGTTTTTTATAAGATGGAGTGATTATGTCACTGAAGGATTCTTCTTCACAGAGCCATGTTACATTAGAATTCCTGTTCTTGCTTGGCTGCTCTGCATTTACCTGAGTGGGTGAGCCAGCATCTCTGTTCCTCATGTTTGAAAGGGATCCCTTCAAATGAATAAATATTGTATTAGTAAGACTGCCTTAAAGGTATTAGCTATAAATATGTGCTCCTTAAGCAGGCATTGTTACGTCAATATGCAAGGTCAAATTTTCTCCAGGGGACTTgtgttaaataataaaaatgaataaattcactaggaaaaataaaaatacagtaaagtATTATTTAggtttcctttttattttcctttttttggctCACAGCTTTCTCCATGGAATAGAAATGCAATAATAATTCTTAGTACTCTCTACCCACAGCGCTCTAATTACTCCCCCAAATTAAGTATCATTAGGCTTCACCTTGCATATGAGGATCTTAGGCTGTAGAGAATTTGGGTGGCAACAACTCAGCAACAGAGCCAAGAATAGCATCTAGATTTTCTGACTCCTAGTCCTGTGACCTTGCCATTGCCTCCAACAACTGCATTTAACATTCCAGCACTCCCTTTAGGTTAGCTTTTGAAAATGTCACAAAGGCTATAAACCACATAAAATATGcttattctcttttttctgatGTGAAAGGCTTATAtacatgtttttttaaaaaatctttataaTAGTGCAGAACTACTGAACAAATCctagttaatttttaaaagacaatctatttaaataataataaagtgtAAAGTACCTTGGTACTATATCTATTTAAAAAGGAAGTCTAACAGaagatttctttatttctgaaaggCAAGGAAGTTTTGACTCATGGATGTCTAActttctaaattatttaaacTATATAAgtttagaaaaaatataaaaccagtAATGAATTCTTAAGGACTTCATGTTCTCAATTATTTGTAATTATTCCTTGAAATTGGAACCAAGAATTTTCATCATCTCATAGCAGATACGCAGGGCCTGggtgatttggggttttttttgcaaacaCAAGGATATtgcaagtaatttttaaaagttaagcAGATtcaacaaaatcaaaatccaaTATACAGAATTCAAACATGAGAAAACACTTCCAGATTTGTAAACGTTTCCATACTGAAACAATTTTGTTGGCTTGTTCTATAGAACATTAATTAGATAAAAACTACAGAATTTGCattcaaatattaaaacaaatgaaacacaGACTTCAGGTTTGAGCTGAGAGCCACAAGAAATTTGAAATTCTAGTGAAGACCCCATTATGTCCTACACTGAGGAACCTGAATTAAggtttatttcttaaaaaaaagaactgtaACTCATGAAATCAATGTGGTCCCTAGATGTACTTACACTTGGCATCTGCTTACTGCAGTGACAAATTGaatctaattattttttaatttctaatgcAATGTATACTCAAAGGCAACTCAGAAAGAACAAGCTGGTTTCCACTCCAAGTTTAGAACCAGCATTCAATTAAACTGAAGCTGTTTCCAAATTCTGCTTGCGCTCACATCACATTACCCTAGATACAAAACCTTGTGTTTGCACATCCAAAGCTGTGTGGAGAGATgatcaaatgaaaacaaaatgccaAGGTGATGTATCTCAGTGTGGAGAATCCCTGGCTGTCACAGTACCTAGGACACCTGACTGCCAGGTCCCATTTGGAAGACTGTCCAACTCTAGTCATACTCATAATAAAGCCTGAACAGCAACTGAACTGTGAGCAGACTGGAATCCACATTGCCTCCACCTAACTGCAGGCTCCTAAGCTGGGACTGAAGTTGTCATACGCCACCTGGACTTGTCAGTGAAGAAACAGAGGTAGTTGCAGGTggtaacagagctctgccacaCAGACATCTCCTGAAAGCAGGCCATGAAAATCTCCACTGACAATAAGCACAGTACTGCTCCCCAGTCAGGCACCCAAACTGAATTACACAGCTTTTTACTATTTTAGAtctaaagaacaaaacaaaacatttcttacACAACCAGTGAGACCTACCACCTAAGTCGCTCTTTCATTAACACTCCTGTGAACTGAGAATATACCAAATATTCCTTCAGAAACAGCATATGATTCTTTCAATTCCTCTACTACTAAAATACCTTGCTACTAAATAGCTTGCCATGGGCCACCAGGTATCTGTCAGTTCTCATTTGACCTCCTGCTGTTCATTTTCCCTGATTAATTATATAATAAAACTTGGCAATATGAGGGTAGCATCTATTAATGTGCACTTCACACACAAAGTTAGGCCAAATTAATATTAGAATGTGTATTAAAGAACATGAATTCATTATTTTGACAGTAAGATCATCCAAGTTTGCAGTCTCCGTTTTGGACACAGTACTCTGGAGCTCATGCTAAGAACTACAGCAGATCTTCAGCACGATGGCAGCTGAACCTCTGCCTTTACCAAGGCAGCTCCCAGTGGCCGGATCAGGCTGTGGGATGGATTTGCATTTCAGAAACACATAGCCAGTGTTCTCCTAGCAGATGACAAAACATTTGGGCCTTAAAAGTATTTAAGAATATTTAAGTTCAGCTgcattctcattttcttttattttgcttttaattatcTTGTCTATAGCTTCCAGCTGGGAACAGCACTATCCACACCATAAATACATGGCTTTTGTAAATTCTCCAGTTTAACTAATTAGTTTTCCATAACACTGATCTTTAACATACATGAATTTCAGATAATACTGCACCCATTTAAGATGATCAGTTCTAATGTACTATCAAAGAAGCAAAGATATCGATCTATGAAATTCAATGTATATAAGATAGTGCTGCTTTTTATACTATAGCTGCACAG encodes the following:
- the BEND3 gene encoding BEN domain-containing protein 3 — protein: MNSAEITDDDEVKIPKKNVKVETENEDEALDCSVTSRSAEKHSLDGAVTCLQDSNKRKQTSLGCDGSGGQQDALPSVKKRRFTQEGSLSNMRNRDAGSPTQVNAEQPSKNRNSNVTWLCEEESFSDIITPSYKKPLYGISHKITEKKNPPGAEQFASYELFEKINPSSPSQIRTLNDQRKRDSATAIAVTAATADSESNIYSLIQKMFYTLNTLNTNMTQLHSKVDLLSLEVSRIKKQVSPAESVADFKPPPEYQLTSAELKQIMDQSTSGGDLACRLLVQLFPELFSDDEFGRSCSACGFLNKRKLESLHLQLIRNYVEVCYPSVKNTAVWQLECLPQVNDFFNRFWAQREMENSQQNVQSSSFYETEQVESSHFMEDKEQEEALSLDRSNVIASDYMLDAQDLNEFLDEASSPGEFSVFLLHRLFPELFDHRKLAERYSCFGDSGKQLLDPHRLQIIRRYTEIYFPDVQEEEAWLQQCVQRINDELESTYMDGSECDQMRDDCYDSSSLPDDVSIIKVEDSFEYEKPGRRSKKIWLVPIDFDKLDFPPPDFDVPVPDYLLNKEQIKSIYESSLSIGNFASRLLVLLFPELFTHENLRKQYNCSGSLGKKQLDPTRIKLIRHYVQILYPRAKNDRVWTLEFVGKLDERCRRRDTEQRRSYQQQRKIHVPGPDRREFLTYAINPERFREEFEGPPLPPERSSKDFCKIPLDELVVPNPDFPVPSLYLLSDKEIREIVQQSLSVGNFAARLLVRLFPELFTPENLRLQYNHSGACNKKQLDPIRLRLIRHYVEAVYPVEKMEEVWHYECIPSIDERCRRPNRKKCDILKKAKKAKKVTGSLNC